In a genomic window of Glaciimonas sp. PCH181:
- a CDS encoding transposase, producing MSTTILDGHVHTMEAIEVFSEVVSPTGRRRHSKEFKAQAIRSAMQPNVSIAAVALHYRLNANMLRRWVADKEELDESAEMRKSMSIPTAEFVPLQLGALGSPAGGQDIHIEVRRGAATITIRWPLCTAGDCATWLQGWLR from the coding sequence GTGTCCACTACTATTTTAGATGGACACGTGCACACTATGGAAGCGATCGAAGTATTTTCTGAGGTAGTCTCACCCACTGGGCGGCGTCGGCATAGCAAAGAATTTAAAGCGCAGGCGATACGATCTGCGATGCAGCCGAACGTTTCCATCGCAGCGGTGGCATTGCATTACCGTCTGAATGCCAACATGCTCCGGAGGTGGGTCGCTGATAAGGAGGAGCTCGATGAATCTGCGGAGATGCGCAAATCCATGAGCATCCCGACAGCGGAATTTGTGCCGCTACAATTGGGAGCTTTGGGTAGTCCAGCAGGTGGGCAAGATATTCATATTGAAGTACGTCGTGGTGCGGCGACCATTACGATTCGCTGGCCTTTGTGCACCGCGGGCGACTGCGCTACCTGGCTGCAAGGTTGGTTGCGTTGA
- the tnpB gene encoding IS66 family insertion sequence element accessory protein TnpB (TnpB, as the term is used for proteins encoded by IS66 family insertion elements, is considered an accessory protein, since TnpC, encoded by a neighboring gene, is a DDE family transposase.) encodes MVALIRVDAIWLATEALDMRAGTDTILARVVNVFGSAKPHHAYLFANKNSTRMKVLVYDGFGIWLAARRLNKGRFVWTNGVTAVATPMNPEQLRALVIGLPWGSLAEGHAISVL; translated from the coding sequence TTGGTTGCGTTGATCCGGGTCGATGCCATCTGGTTGGCCACGGAAGCACTGGATATGCGCGCTGGTACCGACACCATCCTGGCACGTGTGGTCAACGTGTTTGGCTCTGCCAAACCGCATCACGCCTATCTGTTTGCGAATAAAAATTCAACCCGCATGAAGGTCCTGGTCTATGACGGATTCGGTATCTGGCTGGCAGCACGCCGATTAAACAAGGGACGGTTTGTCTGGACAAATGGCGTTACTGCGGTCGCCACTCCTATGAATCCCGAGCAATTGCGCGCACTGGTGATTGGTCTGCCATGGGGATCGCTGGCAGAGGGGCACGCCATTTCAGTGTTGTAA
- a CDS encoding IS66 family transposase, with protein sequence MTSPTLLDDLSRDQLRTLVATLTATLSDKERELHYRQTRIDQLTHEISVLRRYQFGKSSEQRDTTQASLLDETIDADIAAIEEELEELSANGPSGRERKQPKRASLPPQLPRIDICHEPDNLTCRCGCQLQRIGEDISEKLDSTPGVFSVERHVRGKWACAICETLIQAPVPAQVIDKGIPTAALLAQVLVAKYADHTPLYRQVSIFGRTGLSLPRSTLGAWVGICGLRLQPLVDALRAEMLREEVLHADETPLPMLSPGNKKTHRGYLWAYASTRFSSLRVVVYDFAESRAGEHARNFLGDWNGSLICDDYGGYKKGFQQGILEIGCMAHARRKFFDLHIANKSQIAEQALKFFTALYDIEREALTFTPEERRQIRMTRAKPIADMLHAWMQNQRHLVLEGSAIAKALDYNLKRWNALVRFLDNGHLPIDNNWIENQIRPVAIGRGNWLFVGSLRAGKRAAAIMSLIQSAKLNGHDPYLYLKDVLTRLPTQKASDISSLLPHRWNPDRPAIS encoded by the coding sequence ATGACATCGCCCACCCTCCTTGACGACTTGAGCCGAGATCAGCTTCGTACGCTAGTGGCGACGTTGACGGCGACCCTCAGCGACAAGGAGCGCGAATTACATTATCGCCAGACGCGCATCGATCAACTCACGCATGAGATTTCGGTCCTGCGGCGCTATCAGTTCGGTAAAAGTAGCGAACAACGCGATACCACGCAGGCCAGCCTACTCGATGAAACCATCGACGCTGATATTGCCGCCATTGAAGAAGAGCTGGAAGAGCTGAGTGCGAACGGGCCCTCCGGCAGGGAGCGCAAACAGCCCAAACGTGCATCGCTTCCACCGCAATTGCCGCGCATTGACATTTGCCATGAGCCAGATAATTTGACCTGTCGCTGTGGCTGCCAGCTGCAACGCATTGGCGAAGACATCAGTGAGAAACTCGACTCTACGCCAGGCGTGTTCAGCGTCGAACGCCATGTTCGCGGCAAATGGGCTTGCGCGATCTGTGAAACATTGATTCAGGCACCAGTCCCGGCGCAAGTGATTGACAAGGGTATTCCCACTGCAGCGCTGCTGGCTCAGGTGCTGGTGGCCAAGTATGCCGACCACACCCCTTTATACCGTCAAGTCAGTATCTTCGGACGCACCGGTTTATCGTTGCCACGTTCGACGCTGGGTGCCTGGGTAGGTATTTGCGGATTGCGCTTGCAGCCACTGGTGGATGCGCTGCGCGCTGAAATGCTGCGCGAGGAAGTTCTTCATGCCGATGAAACACCGCTGCCCATGTTAAGTCCGGGAAATAAGAAGACCCACCGTGGCTATCTGTGGGCATATGCAAGCACACGTTTCTCTTCCCTGCGGGTCGTCGTTTATGACTTTGCCGAGAGTCGGGCAGGAGAACACGCCAGAAATTTCCTCGGGGACTGGAATGGCAGTCTGATTTGCGACGATTATGGTGGTTACAAAAAAGGGTTCCAGCAAGGCATTCTGGAAATTGGCTGCATGGCACACGCACGCCGAAAATTCTTTGATCTGCATATTGCCAATAAAAGCCAGATTGCCGAGCAAGCCTTGAAATTCTTTACGGCCCTCTACGATATTGAGCGGGAGGCTCTCACGTTCACGCCCGAAGAACGGCGGCAAATTCGTATGACGCGCGCAAAACCGATTGCCGACATGTTGCACGCGTGGATGCAGAATCAACGCCACCTGGTACTGGAGGGTTCCGCGATTGCCAAGGCACTGGACTACAATCTCAAACGCTGGAATGCGCTCGTTCGCTTCTTGGACAATGGCCACCTTCCCATCGATAACAATTGGATCGAGAACCAAATAAGACCGGTGGCAATTGGGAGAGGAAACTGGTTATTTGTTGGCTCCCTGCGTGCCGGGAAACGCGCCGCAGCGATCATGAGTTTGATTCAATCCGCCAAGCTCAATGGTCACGATCCGTATCTTTATCTTAAAGACGTGCTCACGCGTTTGCCTACCCAAAAAGCCAGCGACATATCCTCCCTTTTGCCGCACCGCTGGAACCCTGATCGGCCAGCCATCTCATAG
- a CDS encoding IS66 family transposase, translated as MSTPPHLPDDISALKAMITDRDAVIALHGETVAQLQDALSSHRIEIEHLKLFIAKLKRLQFGRKSEKLDRQIEQLELRLEDLQTEESDVASAAPATKPVRPKIPRKPLPPHLPRDEKIYTPEHAACPDCGGDLRHLGSDVAEQLEFVPASFRVIRHVRPKLACTCCDCIVQAPAPSRPIARGLAGPGLLAHILVSKFADHLPLYRQSVIYAREGVELDRGLLADWVGAASSLLRPLVDAVRRHVMATTKLHADDTPIPVLAPGNGKTKTARLWTYVRDDRPSGSTDAPAVWFAYTPDRKGIHPQTHLAKFAGVLQADAYAGFNAIYATGRVQEAACWAHARRKFFDLHAARASPITTEALRRIGALYEIEASIRGKPPQVRQAVRQAQSRPLIDALESWLRASLLTLSRKSDTTAAILYALNLWPALTRYCDDGSIEIDNSAAERALRGIAIGRRNYLFAGSDNGGERAAAIYSLIGTAKLNGVDPAAWLRYVLTHIADHPVNQIDDFLPWNLASRLAIISAPKQ; from the coding sequence ATGTCAACGCCGCCCCACCTTCCCGACGATATCAGCGCTTTAAAAGCGATGATTACCGATCGTGATGCGGTCATTGCGTTGCACGGGGAAACGGTGGCGCAGCTACAGGACGCACTGTCCTCACATCGCATCGAAATCGAACACCTCAAGCTCTTCATCGCCAAACTCAAACGGCTGCAGTTCGGCCGCAAATCCGAGAAGCTGGACCGGCAAATTGAACAACTCGAATTACGGTTAGAAGATTTGCAGACAGAAGAAAGTGACGTTGCCAGCGCTGCCCCGGCAACGAAGCCAGTGCGTCCGAAGATACCACGCAAACCGCTACCGCCCCATTTGCCCCGGGACGAGAAGATCTATACGCCAGAGCATGCCGCCTGCCCCGATTGCGGTGGCGATTTGCGTCATCTCGGCAGTGACGTTGCCGAGCAACTTGAATTCGTCCCGGCCAGCTTTCGGGTCATCCGGCATGTGCGTCCCAAACTCGCTTGCACCTGCTGCGACTGCATCGTCCAGGCGCCGGCACCCAGCCGTCCGATTGCACGCGGTCTGGCGGGGCCCGGATTACTCGCCCATATTCTGGTGAGCAAGTTCGCTGATCATCTTCCGCTCTACCGGCAATCGGTCATCTATGCCCGGGAAGGTGTGGAACTGGATCGGGGATTATTGGCAGACTGGGTCGGTGCTGCCAGCAGCCTGCTGCGACCGCTGGTCGATGCGGTACGCCGTCATGTGATGGCAACGACCAAATTACATGCCGACGACACCCCGATCCCGGTACTGGCACCCGGCAATGGCAAGACCAAAACAGCCAGACTGTGGACGTATGTCCGCGACGACCGGCCATCGGGATCAACCGATGCCCCGGCAGTCTGGTTCGCTTACACGCCGGACCGCAAAGGTATCCATCCTCAGACCCATCTGGCGAAATTCGCCGGCGTTCTGCAGGCCGATGCGTATGCCGGATTCAACGCGATTTATGCAACCGGTCGTGTACAGGAGGCTGCGTGCTGGGCGCACGCGCGACGCAAATTCTTCGACTTGCATGCAGCACGGGCCTCGCCAATCACCACTGAAGCCTTGCGCCGCATCGGCGCATTGTATGAGATCGAAGCAAGCATACGTGGCAAACCGCCACAGGTAAGACAGGCAGTGCGCCAGGCGCAGTCGCGCCCGCTCATTGATGCGTTGGAAAGCTGGCTGCGGGCAAGTTTGTTGACGCTGTCGCGCAAATCCGATACTACTGCGGCGATCCTGTACGCCCTCAATTTATGGCCAGCATTAACCCGCTATTGCGACGATGGCAGCATCGAGATCGATAATTCGGCCGCCGAACGCGCATTGCGCGGTATCGCCATTGGACGACGTAATTATCTGTTTGCAGGCTCCGACAATGGCGGCGAACGTGCCGCCGCTATCTACTCGCTCATTGGGACGGCTAAACTCAATGGCGTCGATCCGGCAGCATGGTTGCGCTACGTCCTGACGCATATTGCCGATCATCCCGTCAATCAAATTGATGACTTCCTGCCTTGGAATCTGGCATCTAGGCTGGCGATCATATCTGCGCCAAAGCAATAG
- the tnpB gene encoding IS66 family insertion sequence element accessory protein TnpB (TnpB, as the term is used for proteins encoded by IS66 family insertion elements, is considered an accessory protein, since TnpC, encoded by a neighboring gene, is a DDE family transposase.), translating into MIGLPAGTRIWIAAGVTDMRCGFNGLAAKVQTALADDPFSGHVFVFRGRRGDILKILWWTGDGLCLLAKRLERGRFIWPQASEGAVCLSQAQLSMLLEGIDWRRPERTQRPLSGL; encoded by the coding sequence ATGATCGGTTTGCCAGCAGGAACGCGGATCTGGATCGCAGCAGGCGTGACCGATATGCGTTGCGGTTTTAATGGGTTGGCAGCCAAGGTGCAAACGGCATTGGCCGATGACCCGTTTAGCGGTCACGTCTTCGTGTTTCGTGGCCGACGTGGCGATATTTTGAAGATCTTGTGGTGGACCGGCGACGGGCTGTGTCTGCTGGCCAAACGGCTGGAACGCGGCCGCTTCATCTGGCCGCAGGCAAGCGAAGGCGCGGTTTGTCTGTCGCAAGCGCAACTGTCAATGTTGCTGGAAGGGATCGATTGGCGACGTCCCGAGCGCACGCAACGGCCCCTGTCAGGCTTGTAA
- a CDS encoding transposase, protein MDTNIESVTPSKRSGYRQHSIDFKRMVVEQSLMAGASVSRVARAHDVNANQVFTWRKLFRAGAYEIASGKSVKLLPVVLGDPRQPSPAKPVFTTAVTPTGVMVLEIGKARLRVEGVVDPSMLSMVLARLLA, encoded by the coding sequence ATGGACACAAATATTGAGTCGGTTACTCCCTCTAAGCGCAGTGGTTATCGGCAACATTCGATTGATTTCAAACGCATGGTGGTCGAACAATCCTTGATGGCTGGGGCCTCGGTGTCGCGGGTGGCGCGGGCCCACGATGTGAATGCGAACCAGGTATTTACCTGGCGTAAATTGTTTCGTGCAGGAGCCTATGAGATTGCCTCAGGCAAGTCCGTCAAATTGCTGCCAGTAGTTCTTGGCGACCCTCGGCAACCATCCCCTGCCAAGCCAGTCTTCACCACGGCCGTTACACCGACCGGCGTGATGGTCCTGGAAATAGGTAAGGCGCGACTTCGAGTCGAGGGCGTGGTGGATCCGTCTATGCTTTCCATGGTGCTGGCCCGGTTGCTGGCATGA
- a CDS encoding AAA family ATPase codes for MGSPTIRRFSLTDFRGFENLTWLPAQGINLILGGDDVGKSTILEAIALLLHPTNGYTLSDSDYWQRCVKDEF; via the coding sequence ATGGGTTCACCGACGATTCGGCGTTTCTCTCTAACAGATTTTCGAGGCTTTGAAAACCTGACATGGCTTCCTGCCCAAGGTATAAATCTTATCCTTGGCGGCGACGACGTTGGTAAGAGCACCATCCTGGAAGCTATCGCGCTGTTGCTGCACCCCACCAATGGTTACACGCTGTCTGACTCCGACTATTGGCAACGTTGCGTAAAGGATGAATTTTGA